The Bosea sp. 685 DNA window GCTGTGCTGCGCCGGCCAGTGGGGCTTGCGCCCGACACGCTGCGGGCCGGCCGCCTGGAGTTCGACTGGCGCGACCGCTGCGCGAGCATCGATGGCGTGACGCTCGATTTGCCGCGCCGGGAACTTCTCGTGCTGGAGGCGCTGTTGCGTCGGCGCGGCCGCACGGTGCAGCGCGCTGCGCTGGAGGAGGCGGTTTATGGCTTCGACGACGAAATCCAGTCGAACGCGCTCGACATGCATGTGTCGCGCCTGCGCCGGAAACTGGCCGACGCCGGAGCAGGGCTGGAGATCCATGGCATTCGCGGCGTCGGCTACCTCCTGAAGCAGGCGATGTGACCAAGCCACCCGCCCAGGGCCACTCGCTCAAATGGCGCCTCGTCCGGCGCTTTCTCGCGCTGCAGGCCGCCATTCTCTCGCTTCTCGTCGTGCTCGTCATCGGCGCGCTCTATCTCGGCGGCCATCTCTTCAACTTCGAATCCGAAGATGTGACCGTCGAGGCCCTGAAGACAGCCGTTGAGCGCCAGGCCGATGGCGGGCTCATCTTGCGGACGACACCTGCGCTTGAGACCTTGCGCGCGGAGGTTCCCGATCTCTGGTTCATCGTTCGCGATCGGCAGGGCCACACTCTGGTCGAAGGCATGCCACCATCCCATTTCGCCCGCATTGGGGATGCGCTTGACGGTGTCGGCAATGCGCGGCTCGGCTGGAACCTGGGTGATCCGCCGCGCGCCAGCGCACTGATCCGCTGGGTCAATGGCGCGGCTGGAGAGATCCAGATTGCGACAGGGCCAGGCGCGAATGCCCCGCTGAGCTGGCTCGTTCAAGGGGTACTGATCGTCTTCATGAGCTTCGTTTTGCCGGCGCTCGTGATCATGGGGCTCGTGACCATCATCGCGACGCCCATCGTCGTGCGCCGGGCTCTCGTCGGGCTCGGGGACGTGGCGGACCAGGCCGAACAGATCGATATCGATCGGCAGGGCACACGGCTATCCACCGATTCCGTGCCGAGCGAGGTGAGCCCGCTCGTTGCAGCCATCAATCGCGCCTTGCAGCGGCTGGACGAGGGCCATGCCCGGCACAAACGCTTTCTCGGCGATGCCGCCCATGAGCTTCGGACACCGATCGCAATCTTGCAGACG harbors:
- a CDS encoding response regulator transcription factor; this translates as MRILLVEDEPEMAAALCSTLSLHDMVVDHAATLAEGAEAIEAPVHNAILLDRQLPDGDGLTLIPRLRAKKHPTPVIVLTARGDVTDRVAGLDLGADDYLAKPFAIDELLARLRAVLRRPVGLAPDTLRAGRLEFDWRDRCASIDGVTLDLPRRELLVLEALLRRRGRTVQRAALEEAVYGFDDEIQSNALDMHVSRLRRKLADAGAGLEIHGIRGVGYLLKQAM
- a CDS encoding HAMP domain-containing sensor histidine kinase, encoding MTKPPAQGHSLKWRLVRRFLALQAAILSLLVVLVIGALYLGGHLFNFESEDVTVEALKTAVERQADGGLILRTTPALETLRAEVPDLWFIVRDRQGHTLVEGMPPSHFARIGDALDGVGNARLGWNLGDPPRASALIRWVNGAAGEIQIATGPGANAPLSWLVQGVLIVFMSFVLPALVIMGLVTIIATPIVVRRALVGLGDVADQAEQIDIDRQGTRLSTDSVPSEVSPLVAAINRALQRLDEGHARHKRFLGDAAHELRTPIAILQTRLESLPESAQRARLLEDVARLAVMAEQLLDLQRIEHNPDDFARLDLVAMSRRVAADLAPLGIASGYQFAFEAEAEPVIAWGDEAALERVLANLVQNAIAHGGRRGTITITVGRERTIEVADEGPGIPSEQRSRIFEPFFRLAPRERGAGLGLHLVEAIIRLHSGDVAVLDSSTTGARFRITLPPPATWPPPAAA